The following coding sequences are from one Streptomyces sp. NBC_01294 window:
- the ctaD gene encoding aa3-type cytochrome oxidase subunit I, whose protein sequence is MSILNESQGAAAADSYENELPVRRKQPGNVVVKWLTTTDHKTIGTMYLLTSFVFFLIGGLLALFMRAELARPGTQIMSNEQFNQAFTMHGTIMLLMFATPLFAGFANWIMPLQIGAPDVAFPRLNMFAYWLYLFGSTIAVAGFVTPNGAADFGWFAYSPLSDAVRSPGIGADMWIMGLAFSGFGTILGSVNFITTIICMRAPGMTMFRMPIFTWNVLLTGVLVLLAFPVLAAALFALEADRKFGSHIFDAANGGALLWQHLFWFFGHPEVYIIALPFFGIVSEIIPVFSRKPMFGYIGLIAATIAIAGLSVTVWAHHMYVTGGVLLPFFSFMTFLIAVPTGVKFFNWIGTMWKGSLSFETPMLWTIGFLVTFTFGGLTGVILASPPMDFHVSDSYFVVAHFHYVVFGTVVFAMFAGFHFWWPKFTGKMLDERLGKITFWTLFIGFHGTFLVQHWLGAEGMPRRYADYLAADGFTLLNTISTISSFVLGLSMLPFMYNVWKTAKYGKKIEVDDPWGYGRSLEWATSCPPPRHNFLTLPRIRSESPAFDLHHPEIAALDHLEDHSVATAAVTGGKEAGK, encoded by the coding sequence GTGAGCATCCTCAACGAATCCCAGGGTGCCGCCGCAGCTGACTCGTACGAGAACGAGCTGCCGGTACGGCGCAAGCAGCCGGGCAACGTGGTCGTGAAGTGGCTCACCACCACCGACCACAAGACCATCGGCACGATGTACCTGCTCACGTCGTTCGTGTTCTTCCTCATCGGCGGCCTCCTCGCGCTCTTCATGCGCGCCGAGCTGGCCCGTCCGGGTACGCAGATCATGTCGAACGAGCAGTTCAACCAGGCGTTCACGATGCACGGCACGATCATGCTGCTGATGTTCGCGACGCCGCTGTTCGCCGGTTTCGCGAACTGGATCATGCCGCTGCAGATCGGCGCGCCCGACGTGGCGTTCCCGCGGCTGAACATGTTCGCGTACTGGCTGTACCTCTTCGGCTCGACCATCGCGGTGGCCGGCTTCGTGACGCCGAACGGCGCCGCCGACTTCGGCTGGTTCGCCTACTCCCCGCTGTCGGACGCGGTCCGCTCGCCGGGCATCGGCGCCGACATGTGGATCATGGGTCTGGCCTTCTCGGGCTTCGGTACGATCCTCGGCTCGGTCAACTTCATCACCACGATCATCTGCATGCGCGCGCCCGGCATGACGATGTTCCGCATGCCGATCTTCACCTGGAACGTGCTGCTGACCGGTGTCCTGGTCCTGCTCGCCTTCCCGGTGCTGGCCGCCGCGCTGTTCGCGCTGGAGGCCGACCGCAAGTTCGGTTCGCACATCTTCGACGCGGCCAACGGCGGCGCATTGCTGTGGCAGCACCTCTTCTGGTTCTTCGGGCACCCAGAGGTGTACATCATCGCGCTGCCGTTCTTCGGAATCGTTTCCGAGATCATTCCGGTCTTCTCGCGCAAGCCGATGTTCGGTTACATCGGTCTGATCGCCGCGACGATCGCGATCGCCGGCCTCTCGGTGACCGTGTGGGCCCACCACATGTACGTCACCGGTGGTGTATTGCTGCCGTTCTTCTCCTTCATGACCTTCCTGATCGCGGTACCGACCGGTGTGAAGTTCTTCAACTGGATCGGCACCATGTGGAAGGGCTCACTGTCCTTCGAGACACCGATGCTCTGGACGATCGGCTTCCTGGTCACCTTCACCTTCGGCGGTCTGACCGGCGTCATCCTGGCCTCGCCCCCGATGGACTTCCACGTCTCCGACTCGTACTTCGTCGTCGCGCACTTCCACTACGTCGTCTTCGGCACCGTGGTCTTCGCGATGTTCGCCGGCTTCCACTTCTGGTGGCCGAAGTTCACGGGCAAGATGCTGGACGAGCGCCTGGGCAAGATCACCTTCTGGACGCTGTTCATCGGCTTCCACGGCACCTTCCTGGTGCAGCACTGGCTCGGTGCCGAGGGCATGCCGCGTCGTTACGCCGACTACCTCGCCGCCGACGGCTTCACGCTGCTGAACACGATCTCGACGATCAGCTCGTTCGTGCTCGGCCTGTCGATGCTGCCGTTCATGTACAACGTCTGGAAGACGGCCAAGTACGGCAAGAAGATCGAGGTCGACGACCCGTGGGGTTACGGCCGTTCGCTCGAGTGGGCGACGTCCTGCCCGCCGCCGCGGCACAACTTCCTCACCCTGCCGCGGATCCGTTCCGAGTCCCCGGCGTTCGACCTGCACCACCCGGAGATCGCGGCCCTCGACCACCTTGAGGACCACAGCGTCGCCACCGCGGCCGTCACCGGTGGCAAGGAGGCCGGCAAGTGA
- a CDS encoding cysteine desulfurase/sulfurtransferase TusA family protein: MPYFDSASAAPLHPVARQALQASLDEGWADPARLYREGRRARLLLDAAREAAAEAVGCRADELVFTPSGTHAVHTGVAGVLAGRRRVGGHLVVSAVEHSSVLHAAAAHEAHGGTVTEVPVDRWGAVTPAGYADALSPATALACLQSANHEVGTVQPVREVAEVCGAAGVPLLVDAAQSLGWGPVQGAWSVLAASAHKWGGPPGVGLLAVRKGVRFSPQGPADERESGRSPGFANLPAIVAAAASLRAVRAEADAEAARLRILVDRIRRRVVRLVPDVEVVGDPDRRLPHLVTFSCLYVDGETLLHELDRAGFSVSSGSSCTSSTLTPSHVLRAMGVLSEGNVRVSLPPGTTAEEVNAFLEVLPGAVAGVRERLGVSEPPEVAPVADSLELDALGLRCPQPVIELARAIVTVPVGGTVTVVSDDEVARLDIPAWCAMRGHAYVGEAPREVGTAYTVRRQV; encoded by the coding sequence ATGCCCTACTTCGACAGCGCGTCCGCCGCTCCCCTGCACCCCGTGGCCCGGCAGGCGTTGCAGGCCTCCCTGGACGAGGGCTGGGCGGATCCGGCCCGGCTGTACCGGGAGGGCAGGCGTGCCCGGCTGCTGCTGGACGCGGCGCGGGAGGCCGCCGCGGAGGCGGTGGGATGTCGCGCCGACGAGCTCGTGTTCACTCCTTCGGGGACGCACGCGGTTCACACGGGGGTCGCGGGGGTCCTCGCCGGGCGCCGGCGCGTGGGAGGCCATCTGGTCGTATCGGCGGTCGAACACAGTTCTGTACTGCACGCGGCCGCGGCGCACGAGGCGCACGGCGGGACGGTGACCGAGGTACCGGTGGACCGGTGGGGCGCGGTGACCCCCGCCGGGTACGCGGACGCGCTCTCCCCGGCGACCGCCCTCGCCTGCCTCCAGTCGGCCAACCACGAGGTGGGCACGGTCCAGCCGGTGCGCGAGGTGGCCGAGGTCTGCGGGGCGGCCGGGGTGCCGCTGCTGGTGGACGCGGCCCAGTCGCTGGGCTGGGGCCCGGTGCAGGGCGCCTGGTCCGTCCTGGCCGCGAGCGCGCACAAGTGGGGCGGCCCGCCCGGGGTCGGCCTGCTGGCGGTCCGCAAGGGAGTCCGCTTCTCCCCTCAAGGGCCCGCGGACGAAAGGGAGTCGGGGCGCTCCCCCGGTTTCGCGAACCTCCCCGCGATCGTGGCGGCGGCGGCGTCCCTGCGCGCGGTGCGGGCCGAGGCGGACGCGGAGGCGGCCCGGCTGCGGATCCTGGTGGACCGCATCCGGCGGCGGGTGGTGCGGCTGGTCCCGGACGTGGAGGTGGTCGGCGATCCGGATCGGCGGCTGCCGCACCTGGTCACCTTCTCCTGCCTGTACGTCGACGGGGAGACGCTGCTGCACGAACTGGACCGGGCCGGCTTCTCGGTCTCCTCGGGCTCCTCGTGCACGAGCTCCACGCTGACCCCCAGTCACGTGCTGCGGGCCATGGGCGTGCTGTCGGAGGGGAACGTACGGGTGTCCCTGCCGCCGGGGACCACGGCGGAGGAGGTCAACGCGTTCCTGGAGGTGCTGCCGGGTGCGGTGGCGGGCGTACGGGAGCGGCTCGGCGTGTCCGAGCCGCCGGAGGTGGCGCCGGTGGCGGACTCGCTGGAACTCGACGCGCTCGGGCTGCGGTGCCCCCAGCCGGTGATCGAACTGGCCCGGGCCATCGTGACGGTCCCGGTGGGCGGCACGGTCACGGTCGTCTCCGACGACGAGGTGGCCCGCCTGGACATCCCGGCGTGGTGCGCGATGCGGGGGCACGCGTACGTGGGCGAAGCCCCGCGCGAAGTCGGCACCGCCTATACGGTCCGCCGCCAGGTCTGA
- the qcrA gene encoding cytochrome bc1 complex Rieske iron-sulfur subunit: protein MSSQEIPEEKHLPSEQGDDHHGGVAVADDPFADPGLPVHKPRIQDIDERAAKRSERTVAMLFTISMLATIGFIASYVIFPVDKIVYIFPLGKISALNFSLGMTLGTALFCIGAGAVHWARTLMSDVEVAADRHEIAAPPEVKAQVLQDFADGANESGIARRPLIRNTMLGALAMLPLSAVVIMRDLGPLPEKKLRTTLWAKGKLLINQNTMEPLRPEDVLVGSLTFAMPEGLDEHQHDFQVQIAKAALMIVRIQPDDIKDKQELEWSHDGIVAYSKICTHVGCPISLYEQQTHHVLCPCHQSTFDLSDGARVIFGPAGHALPQLRIGVNDEGFLEALGDFEEPVGPAFWERG from the coding sequence ATGAGTAGCCAAGAGATTCCCGAAGAGAAGCACCTGCCGAGCGAGCAGGGCGACGACCACCACGGTGGCGTAGCAGTGGCGGACGACCCGTTCGCCGACCCGGGCCTGCCGGTCCACAAGCCCCGCATCCAGGACATCGACGAGCGGGCGGCGAAGCGCTCCGAGCGCACCGTCGCGATGCTGTTCACGATCTCGATGCTGGCCACGATCGGCTTCATCGCGTCCTACGTGATCTTCCCGGTCGACAAGATCGTGTACATCTTCCCGCTCGGGAAGATCAGCGCGCTCAACTTCTCGCTGGGCATGACCCTGGGCACGGCGCTCTTCTGCATCGGCGCGGGTGCGGTCCACTGGGCCCGCACCCTGATGTCCGACGTCGAGGTCGCCGCGGACCGCCACGAGATCGCCGCTCCGCCGGAGGTCAAGGCGCAGGTCCTGCAGGACTTCGCCGACGGTGCGAACGAGTCCGGCATCGCCCGCCGCCCGCTGATCCGCAACACGATGCTGGGCGCGCTGGCCATGCTGCCGCTCTCCGCCGTCGTGATCATGCGCGACCTGGGCCCGCTGCCCGAGAAGAAGCTGCGCACGACCCTGTGGGCCAAGGGCAAGCTGCTCATCAACCAGAACACGATGGAGCCGCTGCGTCCCGAGGACGTCCTCGTCGGTTCGCTGACCTTCGCCATGCCGGAAGGCCTGGACGAGCACCAGCACGACTTCCAGGTCCAGATCGCCAAGGCCGCCCTGATGATCGTCCGCATTCAGCCGGACGACATCAAGGACAAGCAGGAGCTGGAGTGGTCCCACGACGGGATCGTCGCCTACTCCAAGATCTGCACCCACGTCGGTTGCCCGATCAGCCTGTACGAGCAGCAGACGCACCACGTGCTCTGCCCGTGCCACCAGTCCACCTTCGACCTCTCCGACGGCGCCCGAGTCATCTTCGGCCCGGCCGGTCACGCGCTTCCGCAGCTGCGGATCGGCGTGAATGACGAAGGCTTCCTCGAAGCGCTCGGCGACTTCGAAGAGCCCGTCGGTCCTGCCTTCTGGGAGCGCGGATGA
- the qcrC gene encoding cytochrome bc1 complex diheme cytochrome c subunit, with protein sequence MKKLSARRRHPLAAVVVLLLALAATGGLYAAFAPAGKAQADETAQSLAIEEGKKLYAVGCASCHGTGGQGSSDGPSLVGVGSAAVDFQVSTGRMPAQQPGAQVPKKPAIYTQAQIDQLAAYIASLGAGPITPTEKQYDPAGADIANGGELFRNNCAQCHNFTGEGGALTNGKYAPNLEDVSPKHIYEAMQTGPQNMPSFPDSTMPEKQKKDIIAYLENVNGEKSTSPGGLKLGGLGPVSEGLFGWIFALGALIAVAVWVAAHTAKAKKS encoded by the coding sequence GTGAAAAAGCTCTCCGCACGACGACGCCATCCGCTGGCGGCGGTCGTCGTTCTACTCCTCGCGCTGGCGGCCACTGGGGGGCTGTACGCCGCCTTTGCTCCCGCGGGCAAGGCGCAGGCCGATGAAACCGCCCAGTCCCTCGCCATCGAGGAGGGCAAGAAGCTCTACGCCGTGGGTTGCGCAAGCTGCCACGGAACCGGCGGTCAGGGTTCCTCTGACGGCCCGAGCCTGGTCGGCGTCGGCTCCGCGGCCGTCGACTTCCAGGTGAGCACGGGCCGCATGCCCGCCCAGCAGCCCGGCGCCCAGGTGCCGAAGAAGCCCGCCATCTACACCCAGGCGCAGATCGACCAGCTGGCCGCCTACATCGCGTCCCTCGGCGCCGGCCCGATCACGCCGACCGAGAAGCAGTACGACCCGGCGGGTGCCGACATCGCCAACGGTGGTGAGCTGTTCCGCAACAACTGCGCGCAGTGCCACAACTTCACCGGCGAGGGCGGCGCACTGACGAACGGCAAGTACGCCCCCAACCTTGAGGACGTCTCGCCGAAGCACATCTACGAGGCCATGCAGACCGGCCCGCAGAACATGCCCTCCTTCCCCGACAGCACCATGCCGGAGAAGCAGAAGAAGGACATCATCGCGTACCTGGAGAACGTGAACGGCGAGAAGTCGACCAGCCCCGGTGGCCTGAAGCTCGGTGGCCTCGGCCCCGTCTCCGAGGGTCTGTTCGGCTGGATCTTCGCCCTGGGTGCGTTGATCGCTGTCGCCGTCTGGGTCGCGGCCCACACCGCTAAGGCCAAGAAGTCATGA
- a CDS encoding cytochrome c oxidase subunit 4, whose protein sequence is MKIQGKMFLWLSFFILVMAIVYGVWSKEPVGTTALFLAFGLSVMIGYYLAFTAKRVDEMAQDNLEADVADEAGELGFFSPHSWQPLSLAVGGAFAFMGVVFGWWLMYFSAPLILIGLWGWVYEYYRGENQNQ, encoded by the coding sequence GTGAAGATCCAGGGCAAGATGTTCCTCTGGCTCTCCTTCTTCATCCTGGTCATGGCCATCGTGTATGGCGTGTGGTCGAAGGAGCCCGTCGGTACCACCGCGCTCTTCCTGGCCTTCGGCCTGAGCGTCATGATCGGCTACTACCTGGCCTTCACGGCCAAGCGCGTCGACGAGATGGCCCAGGACAACCTGGAGGCCGACGTCGCCGACGAGGCGGGCGAGCTGGGGTTCTTCTCCCCGCACAGCTGGCAGCCGCTCTCGCTGGCCGTCGGTGGCGCCTTCGCCTTCATGGGCGTCGTCTTCGGCTGGTGGCTGATGTACTTCTCCGCTCCCCTGATCCTGATCGGTCTGTGGGGCTGGGTGTACGAGTACTACCGCGGTGAGAACCAGAACCAGTAG
- a CDS encoding L,D-transpeptidase: protein MKHSPRLWTVLSCSLLVASLGAGATACGSGDNPLSARPYDAGDQVAFNRTSGSRPVDPERPLEITAKAGGGRITDVTAVDTHGRRLAGELSAKGDRWHNTVPMAAGVRYTVTVSTEDERGAPGQRTLTFDTTPSKGVLKVEFGPEEGKYGVGQPLTADLNEPVKDKAARAVVERGLIVDAPPGVEGAWHWVDDKRIHYRPKDYWPANTEVSVRSNLEGIKITDELHGSVSKPVKLEIGDRVEVTTDASSHWLTFRRNGEVINSIPVTTGKPGFSTRNGIKVVLGKQYYVQMRGDTVGIGGSEYYNLPVYWATRVTWSGEYVHAAPWSIGSHGYANVSHGCTGMSTGNAAWFYENITEGDIVQVINSIGDDMDIFGNGFGDWNMDWKDWREGSALLKGTKEGRSPMDQARLRPTV from the coding sequence ATGAAGCACTCACCGCGTCTTTGGACGGTACTCAGCTGCTCCCTGCTGGTCGCGTCCCTCGGGGCCGGCGCCACCGCATGCGGGTCCGGCGACAACCCGCTGTCCGCCCGCCCGTACGACGCGGGCGATCAGGTCGCCTTCAACCGGACCTCCGGCAGCCGCCCCGTGGACCCCGAACGGCCCCTCGAAATCACCGCCAAGGCCGGCGGCGGCAGGATCACCGACGTGACGGCCGTGGACACCCACGGGCGCCGCCTGGCGGGCGAGCTGAGTGCCAAGGGCGACCGCTGGCACAACACAGTCCCGATGGCGGCAGGCGTCCGCTACACGGTCACCGTGAGCACCGAGGACGAGCGGGGCGCCCCGGGGCAGCGCACGCTGACCTTCGACACCACCCCGTCCAAGGGGGTCCTCAAGGTCGAATTCGGCCCGGAGGAGGGCAAGTACGGCGTCGGACAGCCCCTCACCGCCGACCTCAACGAGCCGGTCAAGGACAAGGCCGCCCGCGCGGTCGTGGAACGGGGCCTGATCGTCGACGCCCCGCCCGGCGTCGAGGGCGCCTGGCACTGGGTGGACGACAAGAGGATCCACTACCGGCCCAAGGACTACTGGCCCGCCAACACCGAGGTCTCCGTGCGGAGCAACCTCGAAGGGATCAAGATCACCGACGAGCTCCACGGGTCCGTCTCCAAGCCGGTGAAGCTGGAGATCGGCGACCGCGTCGAGGTCACCACCGACGCCTCCTCGCACTGGCTCACGTTCCGGCGCAACGGAGAAGTGATCAATTCCATCCCGGTCACCACCGGCAAGCCCGGCTTCTCCACCCGCAACGGCATCAAGGTGGTGCTCGGGAAGCAGTACTACGTACAGATGCGCGGTGACACCGTCGGCATCGGCGGCAGCGAGTACTACAACCTGCCCGTCTACTGGGCCACCCGTGTCACCTGGAGTGGTGAATACGTCCACGCCGCGCCGTGGTCCATCGGCTCGCACGGCTACGCCAACGTCAGCCACGGCTGCACGGGCATGAGCACCGGCAACGCCGCCTGGTTCTACGAGAACATCACCGAGGGCGACATCGTTCAGGTGATCAACAGCATCGGCGACGACATGGACATCTTCGGCAACGGCTTCGGCGACTGGAACATGGACTGGAAGGACTGGCGCGAGGGCAGCGCCCTGCTCAAGGGCACCAAGGAAGGCCGCAGTCCGATGGACCAGGCCCGCCTGCGGCCCACGGTCTGA
- the erpA gene encoding iron-sulfur cluster insertion protein ErpA, giving the protein MSVQDDKTTVSDGILLSDAAAEKVRTLLEQEGREDLALRVAVQPGGCSGLRYQLFFDERSLDGDVVKDFDGVKVVTDRMSSPYLHGASIDFVDTIEKQGFTIDNPNATGSCACGDSFS; this is encoded by the coding sequence ATGTCCGTACAGGACGACAAGACCACCGTGAGCGACGGCATCCTCCTGTCCGACGCCGCCGCCGAAAAGGTCAGGACCCTGCTGGAGCAGGAAGGCCGCGAAGACCTGGCGCTCCGCGTCGCTGTCCAGCCCGGTGGCTGCTCCGGCCTGCGCTACCAGCTCTTCTTCGACGAGCGCTCCCTCGACGGCGACGTCGTGAAGGACTTCGACGGCGTGAAGGTCGTCACGGACCGGATGAGCTCCCCCTACCTGCACGGCGCCTCGATCGACTTCGTCGACACCATCGAGAAGCAGGGCTTCACGATCGACAACCCCAACGCCACGGGCTCCTGCGCCTGCGGCGACTCGTTCAGCTAA
- the ctaC gene encoding aa3-type cytochrome oxidase subunit II, with product MSPYGSDRSPRRPMRRKLLQALTAGVVLATATGCSYTWQNFPRLGMPTPVTEEAPRILSLWQGSWAAALVTGILVWGLIIWSVIFHRRSRTKVEVPPQTRYNMPIEALYTVVPLIIVSVLFYFTARDESKLLALSKPAHTINVIGFQWSWGFNYIEDVDGDAATPKAGAVPKELAAIPDRFTKDFQAGAEGVYEKGVPGDRNPQTGNPGPTLVLPKGEKVRFILSSNDVIHSFWVVPFLFKQDVIPGHTNVFEVTPSQEGTFMGKCAELCGVDHSRMLFNVKVVSPEEYRAYLKELAEKGQTGFLPAGIKQTDPARNAEVNQL from the coding sequence GTGAGTCCCTACGGCTCCGACCGCTCGCCGCGGCGCCCGATGCGGCGGAAGCTGCTGCAGGCGCTGACTGCGGGCGTGGTCCTGGCGACCGCCACTGGTTGCTCGTATACATGGCAAAACTTTCCCCGCCTCGGAATGCCGACTCCGGTAACCGAGGAGGCGCCGCGCATCCTCTCCCTGTGGCAGGGATCCTGGGCGGCCGCGCTCGTCACGGGCATCCTGGTCTGGGGCCTGATCATCTGGAGCGTCATCTTCCACCGGCGCAGCCGGACGAAGGTGGAGGTCCCCCCGCAGACCCGGTACAACATGCCCATCGAGGCGCTGTACACCGTGGTCCCGCTCATCATCGTCTCGGTGCTCTTCTACTTCACCGCGCGTGACGAGTCGAAGCTGCTCGCCCTCTCGAAGCCGGCGCACACGATCAACGTGATCGGCTTCCAGTGGAGCTGGGGCTTCAACTACATCGAGGACGTCGACGGCGACGCGGCGACCCCGAAGGCCGGTGCGGTTCCCAAGGAGCTCGCCGCGATCCCGGACCGCTTCACCAAGGACTTCCAGGCGGGAGCCGAGGGCGTCTACGAGAAGGGCGTCCCGGGCGACCGGAACCCCCAGACGGGCAACCCGGGTCCGACCCTGGTCCTCCCCAAGGGTGAGAAGGTCCGCTTCATCCTGTCGTCCAACGACGTCATCCACTCCTTCTGGGTGGTCCCCTTCCTGTTCAAGCAGGACGTCATCCCGGGCCACACCAACGTCTTCGAGGTCACCCCGAGCCAAGAGGGCACCTTCATGGGCAAGTGCGCCGAGCTCTGCGGCGTCGACCACTCCCGGATGCTCTTCAACGTCAAGGTGGTCTCGCCCGAGGAGTACCGGGCGTACCTGAAGGAGCTGGCGGAGAAGGGCCAGACCGGCTTCCTGCCCGCCGGCATCAAGCAGACGGACCCGGCCCGGAATGCGGAAGTGAACCAACTGTGA
- the ctaE gene encoding aa3-type cytochrome oxidase subunit III, with translation MSVVATATTVDTGHAHPTVNRPNLVSVGTIIWLSSELMFFAALFAMYFTLRSVTGPEYWTAEAEALNLPFSATNTTILVLSSLTCQLGVFAAERGDVKKLRTWFIITFVMGAIFIGGQVFEYTELVKHEGMSLSSGPYGSVFYLTTGFHGLHVTGGLIAFLLVLGRTYAAKRFTHEQATSAIVVSYYWHFVDVVWIGLFATIYLIK, from the coding sequence ATGTCGGTCGTGGCGACAGCAACGACAGTAGATACCGGGCACGCGCACCCGACGGTCAACCGGCCGAACCTCGTCAGCGTCGGAACCATCATCTGGTTGAGTTCCGAGCTGATGTTCTTCGCGGCCCTCTTCGCGATGTACTTCACCCTGCGATCCGTGACAGGACCCGAGTACTGGACAGCCGAGGCCGAGGCCTTGAACCTGCCCTTCTCGGCGACGAACACGACGATCCTGGTGCTTTCCTCGCTCACCTGCCAGCTCGGCGTATTCGCAGCCGAGCGCGGTGACGTGAAGAAGCTCCGGACGTGGTTCATCATCACGTTCGTCATGGGTGCGATCTTCATTGGCGGCCAGGTGTTCGAGTACACCGAGCTGGTCAAGCACGAGGGCATGAGCCTCTCGTCCGGTCCGTACGGCTCGGTCTTCTACCTGACCACCGGCTTCCACGGTCTGCACGTGACGGGCGGCCTCATCGCCTTCCTGCTGGTCCTCGGCCGGACGTACGCGGCCAAGAGGTTCACCCACGAACAGGCCACGTCGGCCATCGTCGTGTCCTACTACTGGCACTTCGTCGATGTCGTCTGGATCGGCCTCTTCGCCACGATCTACCTGATCAAGTAG
- a CDS encoding carbohydrate kinase family protein → MRIAVTGSIATDHLMTFPGRFADQLVADQLHTVSLSFLVDNLDVRRGGVGPNICFGMGQLGSRPILVGAAGSDFDEYRAWLDRHGVDTESVRISEVLHTARFVCTTDADHNQIGSFYTGAMSEARLIELKSVSDRVGGLDLVLIGADDPEAMLRHTEECRTRGIPFAADFSQQIARMDGDNIRTLMEGATYLFSNEYEKGLIESKSGWSDAEILAKVGTRVTTLGSNGVKIERVGEAPIVVGCPEENAKVDPTGVGDAFRAGFLTGLGWGVGLERAAQLGCMLATLVIETLGTQEYTLARAHFMERFTKAYGDEAAAEVKSHLA, encoded by the coding sequence GTGCGCATCGCAGTCACCGGCTCCATCGCCACCGACCACCTCATGACCTTCCCGGGCCGTTTCGCCGACCAGCTGGTCGCGGACCAGCTGCACACGGTCTCCCTCTCCTTCCTCGTCGACAACCTCGACGTCCGGCGGGGCGGTGTCGGCCCGAACATCTGCTTCGGCATGGGGCAGCTCGGCAGCCGCCCGATCCTGGTCGGGGCCGCCGGCTCCGACTTCGACGAGTACCGCGCCTGGCTGGACCGGCACGGCGTCGACACCGAGTCCGTCCGGATCTCCGAGGTGCTGCACACCGCGCGCTTCGTGTGCACCACGGACGCCGACCACAACCAGATCGGCTCCTTCTACACGGGCGCGATGAGCGAGGCCCGGCTGATCGAGCTGAAGTCCGTGTCCGACCGGGTGGGCGGGCTGGACCTGGTCCTCATCGGCGCGGACGACCCCGAGGCGATGCTGCGCCACACGGAGGAGTGCCGGACGCGGGGGATCCCCTTCGCCGCCGACTTCTCGCAGCAGATCGCCCGCATGGACGGCGACAACATCCGCACCCTGATGGAGGGCGCGACGTACCTCTTCTCGAACGAGTACGAGAAGGGGCTCATCGAGTCGAAGTCGGGCTGGTCGGACGCGGAGATCCTGGCGAAGGTCGGCACCCGCGTGACCACGCTGGGCTCCAACGGCGTCAAGATCGAGCGGGTCGGCGAGGCGCCGATCGTGGTCGGCTGCCCCGAGGAGAACGCGAAGGTCGACCCGACGGGTGTCGGCGACGCGTTCCGCGCCGGGTTCCTGACCGGGCTGGGCTGGGGGGTCGGCCTGGAGCGGGCGGCGCAGCTGGGCTGCATGCTCGCGACGCTGGTCATCGAGACGCTCGGCACCCAGGAGTACACCCTGGCGCGGGCGCACTTCATGGAGCGCTTCACGAAGGCGTACGGCGACGAGGCGGCGGCGGAAGTAAAGTCCCACCTCGCCTGA